From a region of the Pseudomonadota bacterium genome:
- a CDS encoding PGPGW domain-containing protein: MAIIPAVGEWSVRLAGMEHTVKLLRHRLRISRVLLGIATLVLGMVLVPLPVPLGWLFLLLGMALITNEVIWLRRVVAWFRFKLPWADRLLRRFYPLSPVLVRDFIDATDPGAPGRSD; encoded by the coding sequence GTGGCAATCATCCCCGCCGTGGGTGAATGGTCGGTCCGATTGGCTGGCATGGAACACACTGTGAAGCTCCTCAGACACCGCCTACGCATCAGCCGTGTGTTACTCGGCATCGCCACCCTGGTCCTGGGTATGGTGCTGGTGCCGCTTCCCGTGCCGCTGGGCTGGCTGTTTTTGCTGCTGGGCATGGCCCTGATCACCAACGAAGTGATTTGGCTGAGGCGTGTGGTCGCCTGGTTCCGATTCAAGCTGCCGTGGGCTGACCGCCTGTTGCGCCGATTTTATCCGCTTTCGCCGGTGCTGGTCCGCGACTTCATTGATGCGACCGACCCCGGCGCGCCCGGGCGTTCGGACTGA